A region from the Flexibacter flexilis DSM 6793 genome encodes:
- a CDS encoding GAF domain-containing protein produces MFKKLFYAGTQPHYSESLNEKIVLTNQVAIALCVIPPVFLAVAWIYMPVLSFLPIASLIILTGSVALNHFGFHTLPRILVSIMPTVCAGTFYVAASQNENEVFLGFYLMIYSFFTLPFLFFELEDTWELVFTIGVCAVFNIGLPYWNELITFDVDSSILSSSVINTISVVLAVGVVSLSMVIFKLIEGKNNNKVQKLLDESELKNKGIEKTNQEMNALLKEMELARKDAEMRNKIATTTSDFNALIRQNQGREEAFDWMISFLVKSVNASQGGIYLFNKKTESLSLKACYAYNRKKHVEKTIRSGEGLLGACFLEKDIIYLKEIPKEYLNITSGLGEAPPRNLIIVPMIYNENCEGVIEIASFYLFSDYDKDLLLKCGEILAANVFSDNINRETRMLLEQSQKQAEDLRAREEELRQAMEEMEASRENYERLSN; encoded by the coding sequence ATGTTCAAAAAACTCTTCTATGCAGGCACACAGCCGCATTACTCTGAAAGCCTAAACGAAAAAATTGTCCTAACCAACCAAGTAGCCATTGCGCTTTGCGTGATTCCGCCTGTTTTCTTGGCAGTTGCGTGGATATATATGCCTGTGTTGTCTTTTTTGCCTATTGCCTCCCTTATTATCCTGACGGGGTCTGTTGCACTCAATCATTTTGGCTTTCATACTTTGCCGCGCATTTTGGTTTCGATTATGCCGACTGTGTGCGCGGGGACGTTTTATGTGGCCGCTTCTCAAAACGAAAACGAAGTATTTCTGGGTTTTTACCTTATGATTTACAGCTTTTTTACGCTCCCCTTCTTGTTTTTTGAACTCGAAGATACTTGGGAACTGGTGTTTACGATTGGCGTTTGTGCGGTGTTCAATATCGGGCTTCCGTATTGGAATGAGCTAATTACGTTTGATGTGGACAGTAGCATTTTGAGTAGTAGCGTCATCAATACGATTTCGGTGGTACTGGCTGTTGGTGTTGTTTCGCTTTCGATGGTTATTTTTAAATTGATTGAAGGAAAAAATAATAACAAAGTTCAGAAGCTCTTGGATGAAAGCGAGCTCAAAAATAAAGGGATTGAGAAAACGAATCAGGAAATGAACGCACTACTCAAAGAAATGGAGTTGGCGCGTAAGGATGCCGAAATGCGTAACAAAATCGCAACCACTACCAGTGATTTTAATGCGCTTATTCGTCAAAACCAAGGCAGAGAAGAAGCTTTTGATTGGATGATTAGCTTTTTGGTGAAAAGCGTAAACGCTTCACAAGGAGGGATTTATCTTTTTAATAAAAAAACAGAATCACTTTCTCTGAAAGCCTGCTATGCTTATAACCGCAAGAAGCACGTAGAAAAAACAATTCGTTCTGGAGAAGGCTTGTTGGGAGCTTGTTTTTTGGAAAAAGATATTATTTACCTGAAAGAAATCCCGAAAGAATACCTCAATATCACGTCAGGTTTGGGCGAAGCACCGCCGCGTAACCTTATCATTGTCCCGATGATTTATAACGAAAATTGCGAAGGTGTCATCGAAATAGCTTCCTTTTATTTGTTCTCGGATTATGATAAAGATTTGTTGCTCAAATGTGGCGAGATTTTGGCCGCCAACGTGTTCAGCGACAATATTAACCGAGAAACCAGAATGCTGCTCGAACAGTCCCAAAAACAAGCCGAAGACCTCCGCGCCAGAGAAGAGGAATTGCGGCAGGCGATGGAAGAAATGGAGGCGAGTCGCGAAAATTATGAACGATTAAGTAACTAA
- a CDS encoding alpha-amylase domain-containing protein, translating to MKNYTRRISQLFIFSLALWLAATGSAFAQNRQRVILQGFWWNFKNNNYPQGWANYLSELAPRLRAMGINAVWVPVNVKNANPQSVGYVPFDHYDLGDKYQKSNLKTPFGDKDEFLRMVAILHANGIEVIQDVVLNHMNDAGSASGAGGQDPAAVTFYNQVGNLPTDPTSGYKNYRYACYETPATDETAANYLARKGRWPKNWQNFYPTPTDARFTGDDLSGVSFGTDIAYRDDAIGLSSISTYNPAQSSAYMRNGAREWLTWMKKQTGIDGYRLDAVKHFPSAVSEDMMWNMRYNAGFASGADSMFAVGEWVGGKSELDAWADAVQNRAGTFDFAYRGFGSSGLSALVYGMGNYDLSNLPAEQQNNRSRTAPFINNHDTFRPPLQTNGNYPVDGSGNAASWTSGDELARNIDPREPRFAAAYAAMMAIDGTPVVFFEDLFDVGTTGKRYSHLPTSTTDLPVRSDIANIIRCHQKLGFKKASYLVRMQTPDHLIIERSGKAVIGINDSWSSAQTHWIDTQFAPGTQLKDYAGSSTEIRVVQNDKRVNITTPPCDGTALRRGYSIWAPVGIDIDSDFAPEALNTTQEWEMANDLGDKHARSLQQSGALPAGSLAPRTAGKIFVEMNKPVTYNLYPSQTNTPITALITDQCGNAIDSVTGTGNLTKTYLPMESGWLMFRVRNASAANPSQKVWLKASYTAPRVVNTAAAPSFTPAAIDLGADRAICSNSNIINALSGTNYTYQWFDLSGNVLSSSNIIQITAAGTYIATKVNTITGCSARDTIVITEYVQAPTPTITQSHDTLFAPAYPNATYQWLRNNGTISGAMSAYYVPTQSGSYAVRVTNSAGCLGQSPALAVTSVRNSVALAAAIDVFPNPAKGIVSVKAEGYEIAQITVLNVQGQQLETFSVTAAQATLNLQHLPAGVYCLQMVMRDGQTAAKSLIVKP from the coding sequence ATGAAAAACTACACCAGACGTATTTCACAACTTTTTATTTTTTCCTTAGCCCTATGGCTGGCCGCAACAGGCAGCGCATTTGCTCAAAATCGCCAACGCGTTATTTTGCAGGGCTTTTGGTGGAATTTTAAAAACAATAATTACCCGCAAGGTTGGGCCAATTATTTGTCCGAGCTTGCGCCACGCCTACGCGCAATGGGAATTAATGCCGTATGGGTGCCCGTAAATGTAAAAAATGCCAATCCGCAAAGCGTGGGTTATGTGCCATTCGACCACTACGACTTGGGCGATAAATACCAAAAAAGCAACCTCAAAACGCCGTTTGGAGACAAAGATGAGTTTTTGCGTATGGTGGCGATTTTGCATGCCAACGGCATAGAAGTAATTCAGGACGTGGTACTTAACCACATGAACGATGCTGGCAGCGCATCGGGTGCTGGCGGACAAGACCCCGCCGCCGTTACGTTTTATAACCAAGTCGGCAATTTGCCCACAGACCCGACCAGCGGCTACAAAAATTATCGTTATGCCTGTTACGAAACCCCAGCCACCGACGAGACGGCAGCCAATTATTTGGCAAGAAAAGGCCGTTGGCCGAAAAACTGGCAAAACTTTTATCCAACGCCTACCGATGCGCGTTTCACGGGCGACGACTTGAGCGGTGTGAGCTTCGGGACGGATATTGCCTACCGCGATGATGCTATCGGTTTGAGTTCTATTTCTACTTATAATCCTGCTCAAAGTAGTGCCTATATGCGCAACGGTGCGCGTGAGTGGCTTACTTGGATGAAAAAACAAACGGGTATAGATGGCTATCGCCTTGATGCGGTGAAACATTTCCCGTCGGCAGTATCCGAAGATATGATGTGGAACATGCGTTATAACGCAGGCTTTGCCAGTGGCGCAGATTCGATGTTTGCCGTAGGCGAATGGGTAGGCGGCAAAAGCGAGCTGGATGCGTGGGCAGATGCCGTACAAAATCGTGCAGGAACTTTTGATTTTGCTTACAGAGGTTTTGGCAGTTCGGGACTTTCGGCTTTGGTGTACGGAATGGGCAACTATGATTTGAGTAATTTGCCTGCCGAACAACAAAATAACCGTAGCCGTACCGCGCCGTTTATCAACAACCACGATACATTCCGTCCGCCGTTGCAAACCAACGGCAATTATCCCGTAGATGGTAGCGGCAACGCCGCAAGCTGGACAAGCGGTGACGAGTTGGCGCGTAACATCGACCCACGCGAACCGCGTTTTGCGGCAGCTTACGCCGCCATGATGGCCATAGACGGAACACCTGTTGTTTTCTTTGAAGATTTGTTTGATGTGGGCACGACAGGCAAGCGTTACTCACACTTACCGACCAGCACTACCGATTTGCCTGTGCGTTCGGACATAGCCAATATTATTCGTTGTCATCAGAAATTAGGTTTTAAGAAAGCGTCGTATTTGGTGCGTATGCAAACGCCTGACCACCTGATTATTGAGCGTAGCGGCAAAGCCGTAATTGGTATCAATGATAGTTGGTCAAGTGCCCAAACGCATTGGATTGACACGCAATTTGCACCAGGTACGCAACTAAAAGACTACGCGGGCAGCAGCACCGAAATTAGAGTAGTGCAAAATGACAAACGTGTAAACATTACTACGCCGCCTTGCGATGGCACTGCTTTGCGTAGAGGTTATTCGATTTGGGCACCTGTGGGCATTGATATAGATTCGGATTTTGCGCCCGAAGCCCTGAACACGACGCAAGAATGGGAAATGGCCAACGATTTGGGCGACAAACACGCACGTTCTTTGCAACAAAGCGGCGCGTTGCCTGCGGGTTCGCTTGCACCGCGTACGGCAGGCAAAATTTTTGTGGAAATGAATAAGCCCGTTACTTACAATTTGTATCCTTCGCAAACCAATACACCTATTACGGCACTGATTACTGACCAATGCGGCAACGCCATCGACAGCGTAACGGGTACAGGTAATTTGACTAAAACATACTTACCAATGGAATCGGGTTGGTTGATGTTTAGGGTGCGTAATGCGTCGGCGGCTAATCCTTCCCAAAAAGTTTGGTTAAAAGCCTCATACACTGCGCCGCGTGTCGTAAATACGGCGGCTGCGCCTTCGTTTACGCCTGCGGCCATCGACTTGGGTGCGGACAGAGCCATTTGCAGCAACAGCAATATTATTAATGCACTTTCGGGGACAAATTATACTTATCAATGGTTCGATTTGTCGGGTAATGTGCTGTCCAGCAGCAATATTATTCAGATAACTGCGGCAGGCACGTACATTGCCACCAAAGTAAATACGATTACGGGCTGTTCGGCGCGAGACACTATCGTAATTACGGAATACGTGCAAGCTCCAACGCCAACCATTACGCAAAGCCATGATACGTTGTTTGCGCCTGCGTACCCGAATGCTACTTACCAATGGTTGCGCAACAATGGCACGATTAGCGGCGCAATGTCTGCGTATTATGTGCCAACGCAAAGCGGTTCGTATGCGGTGCGTGTAACCAACTCGGCGGGTTGTTTGGGGCAATCGCCTGCGTTGGCGGTTACGTCGGTGCGCAATTCGGTAGCACTTGCGGCGGCCATTGATGTTTTCCCGAATCCTGCCAAAGGCATTGTTTCGGTGAAAGCGGAAGGTTACGAAATAGCCCAAATTACGGTACTAAACGTGCAAGGCCAACAACTCGAAACGTTCAGTGTAACAGCCGCACAAGCTACGCTTAATTTGCAACATTTACCTGCGGGTGTGTATTGCTTGCAAATGGTGATGCGCGATGGCCAAACAGCAGCTAAGAGCCTGATTGTAAAGCCTTAA
- a CDS encoding patatin-like phospholipase family protein — translation MSNNNTKLQIGLCLAGAVSAGAYTAGVMDYLLEALEAWQKRKDNNTPNTPMHEVEITVIGGGSAGGMTGIITAAAIQEHFEPIRGLGGDLNKQQPQHKLYNAWVDLSSNDMLSVMLDAQDLKGGKLPSLLNSSFIDGIAKKITTVSTDTPPKRPYFNPNLKVFVSLTNLQGRSFKVPFMGGGANDYIVKYHNDYACFMLADSESDYKKDGWMPLNFQKKLNTVVAEQAAMATGAFPVGLQARTLRREVKYLKDLQLSRVNYKESIDLDDKLYHETLNIDGGILDNEPFQLMEEILGMDEKDKNTETFDKTVLMIDPFPSVGKPEKMQENSLIPNVLSLLNVLVTQSGIQPQTLAQLSQQQGQKNTLDPFMISPVRYEKKKNIETKVEGGKALACGAVSGFSGFLHKEFRIHDYFMGRANCEKFLRDYFTVPADTTNRIFTEGYKHVTDKTMFITEDEGKKRLPIIPLFTPEQSEGYMPVFSNGAQWPTVSPVHFDRYKKQLKERIGLTIFNVLPNAPLQVGAWTMGKLGFNAYLAEKSLTQLNEYLKEHELIR, via the coding sequence ATGAGCAACAATAACACAAAACTTCAAATCGGACTTTGCTTGGCGGGTGCCGTTTCGGCGGGAGCTTACACGGCTGGCGTAATGGATTATTTGCTGGAAGCGTTAGAGGCTTGGCAAAAACGAAAAGACAATAATACGCCCAATACGCCCATGCACGAGGTGGAAATTACGGTGATTGGTGGCGGTTCGGCGGGTGGCATGACGGGCATCATTACGGCGGCAGCCATACAAGAACATTTCGAACCGATTCGCGGCCTCGGTGGCGACCTAAACAAACAGCAACCACAACACAAACTTTATAACGCTTGGGTGGATTTGAGCAGTAACGATATGCTCAGCGTAATGCTCGACGCGCAAGACCTCAAAGGCGGCAAACTTCCCTCCTTGCTCAATTCGAGTTTTATTGACGGCATTGCTAAAAAAATAACTACCGTCAGCACCGACACGCCACCCAAACGCCCCTATTTCAACCCCAATCTTAAAGTTTTTGTATCGCTGACCAACCTACAAGGCCGCAGTTTTAAAGTGCCATTTATGGGAGGAGGCGCAAACGACTATATCGTGAAATATCACAACGATTACGCGTGTTTTATGCTCGCCGACTCCGAAAGCGACTATAAAAAAGATGGTTGGATGCCGCTGAATTTTCAAAAAAAACTCAATACCGTAGTTGCCGAACAAGCCGCTATGGCAACAGGTGCATTTCCTGTGGGACTACAAGCCCGAACGTTGCGCCGAGAGGTAAAATATTTAAAAGATTTACAACTTTCTCGCGTCAATTACAAAGAATCTATAGACTTAGATGACAAATTGTATCACGAAACCCTCAACATCGACGGCGGCATACTGGACAACGAACCTTTTCAGTTGATGGAGGAAATATTGGGTATGGACGAAAAAGACAAAAACACCGAAACTTTCGACAAAACGGTTTTGATGATTGACCCGTTTCCGAGCGTGGGCAAACCCGAGAAAATGCAAGAAAACAGTCTTATTCCCAATGTCTTATCTTTGCTAAATGTACTCGTTACGCAAAGCGGGATTCAGCCGCAAACACTGGCGCAACTTAGCCAACAACAAGGGCAAAAGAATACCCTTGACCCGTTTATGATTTCGCCAGTACGCTACGAGAAGAAAAAAAATATTGAAACAAAAGTAGAAGGCGGCAAGGCTTTGGCTTGCGGCGCGGTAAGCGGATTTAGTGGTTTTTTGCACAAAGAATTTCGGATACACGACTATTTTATGGGCAGGGCCAATTGCGAAAAATTCTTGCGCGATTATTTCACTGTTCCCGCCGACACCACCAACCGCATTTTTACGGAAGGCTACAAACACGTAACCGACAAAACAATGTTTATTACTGAAGATGAAGGTAAAAAACGTTTACCGATTATTCCGCTTTTTACTCCCGAACAATCCGAAGGCTATATGCCCGTGTTCAGCAACGGAGCGCAATGGCCTACGGTTTCGCCCGTGCATTTTGACCGTTACAAAAAACAGCTAAAAGAGCGAATCGGGCTTACGATTTTCAATGTACTACCTAATGCGCCGCTCCAAGTCGGAGCTTGGACTATGGGCAAACTGGGTTTCAATGCTTATTTGGCCGAAAAAAGTCTTACCCAACTCAACGAGTACCTGAAAGAACACGAACTTATCCGATAA
- a CDS encoding peptide MFS transporter has translation MSTTTTTTTKQGHPPGLYLLFATEMWERFSYYGMRAIFVLYLTQALLLDKNVATDDYYGSYTGLVYLTPLIGGYVSDRYWGNRRSILVGGLIMALGQLLMFISASFYQNFSVSHNVMLLGLLALIVGNGFFKPNISTMVGQLYPEGDSRRDSAYTIFYMGINLGAFFSPIICGFLGDTGNPADFRWGFLAACAGMVVSIITFELLKNKYLITPEGGAIGGTPEKVAQIEDNTPKRSISENIGWAIGALVLAVAFFYGANIDLIGSFIFSLSIIAPLYIILDKSLNREEKERISVIYIAAFFVIAFWAAFEQAGTSLTFFADEQTDRVVFGKEIPASAFNSINAIFIVLLAPIISIIWVQLAKKGLEPASPAKQAFGLLFLSIGYLVIAFGVKDLNPNVKVSIMWLTSLYFLHTIGELCLSPISLSMVNKLAPPRFAALLMGVWFLSTAAANKLSGTLGALYPDEKLIAAGKIPSIFGFQITNLYEFFMVFVVFAGVASLCLFLLSFRMKKMMHGRG, from the coding sequence ATGAGTACAACGACGACAACTACAACCAAACAAGGGCATCCGCCTGGGTTATACCTCCTTTTCGCAACCGAAATGTGGGAACGTTTCAGCTACTACGGTATGCGCGCCATTTTTGTTTTATACCTAACGCAGGCCTTACTTTTAGATAAAAATGTAGCCACAGACGACTATTATGGCAGCTATACAGGTTTGGTATATCTTACGCCACTGATTGGCGGCTACGTATCGGATAGATATTGGGGCAACCGCCGTTCTATTTTGGTAGGTGGTTTAATCATGGCTTTAGGACAATTATTAATGTTTATAAGTGCCAGTTTTTACCAAAATTTCAGTGTCTCTCATAATGTTATGCTCCTTGGGCTACTCGCTTTAATTGTTGGTAATGGTTTTTTCAAACCTAATATTTCTACGATGGTAGGCCAGTTGTACCCAGAAGGCGACAGCCGACGCGACAGTGCCTATACTATTTTCTATATGGGTATCAACTTGGGGGCGTTCTTCTCTCCTATTATCTGCGGTTTCTTGGGCGATACTGGTAACCCTGCTGACTTCCGTTGGGGCTTTTTGGCTGCATGCGCTGGCATGGTTGTCAGCATTATTACTTTTGAATTGCTCAAAAATAAATATTTAATAACACCTGAAGGTGGTGCTATTGGTGGCACCCCTGAAAAAGTAGCCCAAATAGAAGACAACACCCCTAAGAGAAGTATTTCTGAAAATATAGGTTGGGCAATCGGTGCATTAGTTTTAGCTGTGGCATTCTTCTATGGTGCTAACATAGACCTTATTGGTTCATTTATTTTCTCTCTTTCTATTATTGCTCCTCTGTACATTATTTTGGACAAAAGCCTGAACAGAGAAGAGAAAGAGCGTATTAGCGTAATTTATATTGCAGCCTTTTTCGTGATTGCCTTCTGGGCGGCTTTTGAACAAGCTGGCACATCACTCACCTTCTTTGCCGACGAACAAACCGACCGCGTCGTATTTGGGAAAGAAATTCCAGCGAGTGCGTTCAATAGTATCAATGCTATATTTATTGTGTTACTTGCACCAATTATCTCTATTATTTGGGTGCAATTGGCCAAGAAAGGTTTAGAGCCTGCTTCTCCAGCCAAGCAAGCCTTTGGTCTTCTATTTTTATCTATTGGTTATCTTGTAATTGCTTTTGGCGTAAAAGATTTAAACCCTAATGTAAAAGTAAGCATCATGTGGCTAACATCCTTGTATTTCTTGCACACTATCGGCGAGTTATGTTTGTCTCCTATCAGCCTTTCGATGGTAAACAAACTTGCACCTCCTCGTTTTGCAGCCTTACTAATGGGTGTTTGGTTTTTGTCGACTGCCGCAGCTAACAAATTGTCTGGAACTTTAGGTGCTTTGTACCCAGACGAAAAACTTATTGCAGCAGGCAAAATCCCATCTATATTTGGTTTCCAAATCACCAATCTATACGAATTTTTTATGGTATTCGTGGTATTTGCTGGCGTGGCTTCATTGTGCTTGTTCCTACTTTCTTTCCGCATGAAGAAAATGATGCACGGCAGAGGTTAA
- a CDS encoding SDR family NAD(P)-dependent oxidoreductase: protein MKNYLIVGASSGIGAQLCQQLAAHTQNRVWGTYYQHETVSSAPNLSYHYLNVLDDNLNFDFLPDTLDGLAFCVGKISLKPFSRISQAEYIADYQAQVLGAVKTIQAVLPRLKAAPNASIVLFSTVAVQTGFSFHALVAASKGAIEGITRALAAELAPKIRVNALAPSITDTPLAQNLLNTPEKKEANAQRHPLKKIGSAADLANAAEFLLSEQSGWITGQIVAIDGGISSLRI, encoded by the coding sequence ATGAAAAACTATTTGATTGTAGGCGCGTCGTCGGGGATTGGGGCGCAACTATGCCAGCAGCTGGCCGCACACACACAAAACCGCGTTTGGGGCACTTATTACCAACACGAAACCGTTAGCTCCGCTCCTAACCTTTCGTATCATTACCTCAACGTGCTGGACGACAACCTTAATTTTGATTTTTTGCCTGATACTTTAGACGGATTGGCTTTTTGTGTGGGTAAAATTTCGCTCAAACCTTTTTCGCGCATTTCGCAAGCCGAGTATATCGCAGACTATCAGGCGCAAGTCTTGGGAGCAGTCAAAACCATTCAGGCCGTATTGCCACGCCTGAAAGCCGCACCCAATGCCTCGATTGTTTTATTTTCGACGGTGGCCGTACAGACGGGGTTTAGTTTTCATGCGCTGGTAGCCGCCTCCAAAGGTGCCATAGAAGGAATTACACGCGCTTTGGCTGCCGAACTTGCCCCAAAAATTCGGGTAAATGCGCTTGCCCCTTCCATCACGGACACGCCATTAGCCCAAAATCTGCTCAATACACCCGAAAAGAAAGAAGCCAACGCCCAACGCCACCCACTCAAAAAAATTGGTTCGGCTGCCGACCTTGCCAACGCCGCCGAATTTCTACTTTCTGAGCAATCGGGCTGGATTACGGGGCAAATCGTGGCCATCGACGGCGGCATTTCGAGTTTAAGGATTTGA
- a CDS encoding LTA synthase family protein, with protein sequence MKRLFGHRLGGLLLLYCLLVSIAFFSRLVLLVYSFSEISTSLGELLKTFGTALFFDTVTFSYFMLPFWLFEVLMPLKVVQTKTYKVLTYVFYTLVVALLVYVSFAEFLFWEEFGVRFNFIAVDYLIYTNEVVGNIMESYPMPLLVTAIVLITSGILWTLRKTQILDDILAAQTPFGKRLVAGGALLLLTAFSWFFVDFDWTEISTNKYNKELSKNAIYSFFEAIRNNKIDYAEFYQTVDNKQAFTELRNILQTPESQYIDAQNVLNPVRHTTAQGAERRYNVVLITVESLSGEYMSYIGNDRDIKTPFLDSLAEKSMFFSNLYANGTRTVRGLEAINLSIPPTPGTSIVRRPNNENLYSLGTIFKQKGYTNKFIYGGYGYFDNMSYFFSNNGFEIVDRDVISEKEITFANVWGVCDGDMYKRTVREADAAHAAKEPFFMYVMTTSNHRPYTFPNVVGKEFSKDRRGGVAYTDYALREFFQSVQNKPWADSTIFVVVADHCGGSAGRAELPVLEYQIPMMIYSPKLIGAQNIKKLCSQIDLAPTLLALMNWNYNSTFYGKNVLTMKPEEERAFIGNYQKLGYIQHDTLLILGTQKSVTQYKFNPKTGEEKPIPVSDYLKSKTICQYQTAEYMFLNGLNKVK encoded by the coding sequence ATGAAACGTCTTTTTGGCCACCGCCTCGGCGGCCTGCTTCTCCTTTATTGCCTTTTGGTAAGTATTGCCTTTTTTTCTCGCTTGGTTTTGTTGGTGTATTCGTTTAGCGAGATTTCCACTTCGCTGGGCGAGTTGCTCAAAACGTTTGGAACAGCTTTGTTTTTCGATACGGTTACGTTTTCGTATTTCATGCTTCCGTTTTGGCTGTTCGAAGTGCTCATGCCCCTAAAAGTTGTTCAGACTAAAACCTACAAAGTGCTGACCTATGTTTTTTATACGTTGGTGGTGGCTTTGCTCGTGTACGTGTCGTTTGCGGAGTTTTTGTTTTGGGAAGAATTTGGCGTGCGCTTCAACTTTATTGCGGTGGACTACCTGATTTATACCAACGAAGTGGTCGGCAATATCATGGAATCTTACCCGATGCCTTTGCTCGTTACGGCGATTGTGCTCATTACGTCGGGCATTTTGTGGACTTTGCGCAAAACGCAGATTTTGGATGATATTTTAGCCGCTCAAACGCCTTTCGGCAAACGCTTGGTGGCGGGTGGCGCGTTGCTGCTACTGACGGCGTTTTCGTGGTTTTTCGTGGACTTCGATTGGACAGAAATTTCTACCAACAAATACAACAAAGAACTTTCCAAAAATGCGATTTATTCGTTTTTTGAGGCCATTCGCAACAACAAAATTGATTATGCAGAATTTTACCAAACCGTAGATAACAAACAGGCTTTTACGGAATTGCGTAACATTTTACAAACCCCTGAAAGCCAGTACATCGACGCACAAAACGTCTTAAATCCTGTGCGCCACACGACGGCACAAGGCGCGGAACGTCGTTACAACGTCGTGCTCATTACGGTAGAAAGTTTGAGCGGTGAATATATGTCGTACATTGGCAATGACCGCGACATCAAAACGCCGTTTTTGGATTCGTTGGCCGAAAAATCCATGTTTTTTTCTAATCTCTACGCCAATGGCACGCGTACGGTACGCGGCTTGGAAGCCATCAATTTGAGCATTCCGCCCACACCGGGCACGAGCATTGTGCGCCGCCCCAACAACGAAAATTTGTATTCGTTGGGCACGATTTTTAAGCAAAAAGGCTACACCAACAAGTTTATTTATGGTGGCTACGGCTATTTCGACAACATGAGTTATTTCTTTTCTAACAATGGTTTCGAGATAGTGGACAGAGATGTTATTTCTGAAAAAGAAATCACTTTTGCCAACGTTTGGGGCGTGTGCGATGGCGATATGTACAAACGCACCGTCAGGGAAGCGGACGCGGCGCACGCAGCCAAAGAGCCGTTTTTTATGTACGTGATGACTACGTCTAACCACCGACCTTATACGTTCCCAAATGTGGTGGGCAAAGAATTTTCTAAAGACCGTCGCGGTGGCGTGGCCTACACGGATTACGCTTTGCGCGAGTTTTTCCAATCCGTCCAAAATAAACCTTGGGCAGACAGCACGATTTTTGTGGTGGTGGCCGACCATTGCGGCGGCAGCGCAGGCCGTGCCGAATTGCCAGTGTTGGAATACCAAATTCCGATGATGATTTATAGCCCAAAATTGATTGGTGCACAGAATATCAAGAAGTTGTGTAGCCAAATAGACCTTGCCCCAACGCTTTTGGCATTGATGAATTGGAATTATAACAGCACGTTTTATGGTAAAAATGTCTTGACCATGAAACCCGAAGAAGAACGCGCTTTCATTGGCAACTACCAAAAATTAGGCTATATCCAACACGATACTTTGCTGATTTTGGGAACGCAAAAATCTGTTACGCAATATAAATTCAATCCGAAAACAGGCGAGGAAAAACCCATTCCCGTTTCTGATTATTTGAAAAGTAAAACAATTTGCCAATACCAAACCGCCGAATATATGTTCCTGAACGGTTTGAATAAAGTGAAGTAA